One region of Oryza glaberrima chromosome 7, OglaRS2, whole genome shotgun sequence genomic DNA includes:
- the LOC127778679 gene encoding uncharacterized protein LOC127778679 has translation MASDPVIIRDIFYRLVLFLQLDTSISMEITAFWLWLEGNYDHTDYLERIDSFDDDHFQAIAFVAKSFVETLNLDHCDLSNTRSPFQQEAIEGIAFYLNNVCYKALKDLHGHEETEEFPYQICRDNEGNLNDQVPLSTDDLLSKIKSLYANNQENHGESSSYRSIQYPRNRILQDTKVAIDEYASSSCLVSFLDNLSLREKHCDPVIQQPSDVSNDERTLFVTFSNGYPLSKDELYDFFMRHYGDIEDITIEEPPEPRPPLFAQVTFYSQLTLLRVLDGNKRVKFMTRGKHLWARQFVPKKKKSKNDEANLID, from the exons ATGGCCTCAGATCCGGTGATAATACGTGATATTTTCTACCGTTtggtcttgtttcttcagcttGATACTTCCATTTCCATGGAGATAACCGCGTTTTGGTTGTGGCTCGAGGGAAATTATGACCATACTGATTATCTTGAGCGCATAGACTCATTTGATGATGATCACTTTCAGGCAATTGCTTTTGTGGCCAAAAGTTTTGTCGAAACCCTAAATCTAGACCACTGTGATTTAAGCAATACAAGAAGCCCCTTTCAACAAGAAGCAATTGAAGGAATTGCTTTCTATCTCAACAATGTTTGCTACAAGGCCTTAAAAGATCTTCATGGACACGAAGAGACGGAGGAGTTTCCATATCAGATCTGTCGAGACAATGAAGGAAACTTGAATGATCAAGTTCCTTTGAGCACG GACGATCTTCTATCCAAGATCAAATCTCTGTATGCAAACAATCAAGAAAATCATGGAGAAAGCTCTAGTTATAGAAGCATCCAGTATCCAAGAAACCGTATCCTCCAAGATACAAAAGTGGCAATAGATGAGTATGCATCATCTTCGTGTTTGGTGTCATTCTTGGATAACCTGAGTTTAAGGGAGAAGCATTGTGATCCA GTAATACAACAACCTTCTGATGTTTCAAATGATGAAAGAACTTTATTTGTGACTTTCTCCAATGGCTACCCGTTGTCAAAAGATGAACTATACGATTTCTTCATGAG GCACTATGGAGATATTGAAGATATAACCATAGAAGAGCCACCTGAACCTAGGCCACCACTCTTTGCACAAGTCACGTTTTACTCGCAATTGACACTGCTCCGTGTCCTTGATGGCAACAAGAGAGTCAAATTCATGACAAGAGGGAAGCATCTGTGGGCTCGACAATTTGtgccaaagaaaaagaagtcaaagAATGATGAGGCAAACCTGATTGACTAA
- the LOC127779546 gene encoding uncharacterized protein LOC127779546, with protein sequence MASRWIRPEVYPLFATTGVAVGICAMQLVRNITTNPEVRVTKENRAAGVLENFDEGKRYSQHGVRRFWLSKRRDYMQALDNPTNPSTKK encoded by the exons ATGGCTTCTCGATGGATCCGTCCTGAG GTGTACCCGCTGTTCGCGACCACCGGCGTGGCCGTGGGGATCTGCGCGATGCAGCTGGTGCGAAACATCACCACCAACCCGGAAGTGAG GGTGACGAAGGAGAACAGGGCGGCTGGCGTGCTGGAGAACTTCGACGAGGGGAAGAGGTACTCCCAGCATGGCGTGAGGAGGTTCTGGCTCTCCAAGCGCCGCGACTACATGCAGGCCCTGGACAACCCCACCAACCCCTCAACCAAAAAATAG
- the LOC127779545 gene encoding uncharacterized protein LOC127779545, with product MAAAAASSAAWKRWIRPEVYPLFLATGVAVSICVGQLVRNITGNPEVRVLKEKRAAGVLENFDEGKRYSQHGFRKFIDGKRPEIMPGINSFFSDPPKY from the exons atggccgccgccgccgcgtcctccgccgcctggAAGAGGTGGATCCGCCCCGAG GTGTACCCGCTCTTCCTCGCCACCGGCGTCGCCGTCTCCATCTGCGTCGGCCAGCTCGTCCGCAACATCACCGGCAACCCCGAAGTCAG GGTGTTGAAGGAGAAGAGGGCGGCCGGTGTGCTGGAGAACTTCGACGAGGGGAAGCGCTACTCGCAGCACGGCTTCAGGAAGTTCATCGACGGGAAGCGCCCCGAGATCATGCCCGGCATCAACAGCTTCTTCTCCGACCCGCCCA